Proteins encoded within one genomic window of Nitrospira sp.:
- a CDS encoding DUF3427 domain-containing protein, producing the protein MTLLLDEIEGDGADKVKQQLALVNALLVQLRRQVAGSVDPLIEPPQILQAVHRIGVAPKFPETGLAIPWLFTSGKGSPSLLSELRREISCCDQVDVLVSFITVAGVRKLFDILQAATAVSTGGQPRTRLRILTTTYTGATEMEALDYFAKMPGCEIKVSLDGRRTRLHAKAWIFKRKTRFGSAYVGSANLSGSALLGGLEWTVKFTEQGQTELFARAQAHFETLWNDGEFQHYDAANPEHRSKLTRALKREAGDQISATTTFLDLAPKDYQKDMLEQLMLEREHSRSRNLVVAATGTGKTIVAAFDYRAACQAIGGRPRLLFVAHRKEILLQARRTYREVLRDHSFGEILTGGSEPQSYDHIFATIDSVCARDLVTRCGPQYWHTVVIDECHRLAADRFDAFVKSVFPQVLLGLTATPERSDGKSIFPYFDNRPDGSPAVELRLWHALDLQLLCPFEYYGCDDDTDFSEVPWDKPGEREAIDNLVTGNDTRARLVIDEWRRLTGNPKRSKTIAFCITVAHAEFMTRKFNEAGLPSLCIVGSTDTDVRRQAPERLARGEVCALVTCDLYNEGIDLPSVDTLLLLRPTQSPVLFQQQIGRGLRLHEGKQGCLVLDFVGRYRADFRFDRLLSTISGLSRSQMIDAVNEGFSSLPVGCHIQLQQLTKEQILRSLRTTMNQSWRRLRSELQTYIALRGRATARLAEFLREQAVQLDELYRSQGRSGWTALRRDAGLLSTPESPEDKYFGHRFSNLLHCNDPEQVDLLIRIGESSAQYQSFSDRDRRRTQMLAYQIDGQHHQAGSGEAFLARLSQAPEISAELGELGAVLQARSTLRFHPIPGLTDLPLCLHANYGIREILTAVGWLTAERRTPFQSGVLPLQNKKMELLFVTLDKSEGFHDRIAYRDYAISTERFHWQSQNSDGPDTPAGRWYLESPTNGWSFQLFVRRSKGDPYQACGPVTIEKAEGEKPMSIEWKLEIPLPIRLF; encoded by the coding sequence GTGACTCTGCTGCTCGATGAAATTGAAGGAGATGGTGCGGATAAGGTAAAGCAACAGCTTGCCCTCGTTAACGCGCTACTAGTTCAGCTTAGGCGACAGGTAGCGGGAAGCGTGGACCCGCTTATTGAGCCGCCTCAGATCCTCCAGGCGGTTCATAGAATCGGAGTTGCACCGAAATTTCCAGAAACCGGGCTTGCCATTCCATGGCTATTTACTTCGGGCAAAGGTTCTCCATCCCTGCTCTCTGAACTCCGTCGTGAAATTTCCTGCTGTGACCAAGTTGACGTGTTAGTCAGCTTCATCACAGTCGCAGGAGTTCGGAAGTTGTTCGATATTCTTCAGGCAGCTACAGCCGTGAGCACTGGTGGCCAGCCACGAACCCGCCTGCGAATCCTCACCACCACTTACACTGGTGCGACTGAGATGGAAGCGCTCGACTATTTCGCAAAAATGCCAGGTTGCGAAATTAAGGTTTCTCTCGATGGCAGACGGACACGACTGCACGCAAAAGCATGGATCTTCAAACGTAAAACAAGGTTTGGTTCGGCTTACGTCGGCAGTGCAAACCTATCAGGCTCGGCGCTGCTCGGCGGGCTCGAATGGACAGTCAAATTCACCGAGCAGGGACAGACTGAACTGTTTGCTCGCGCCCAAGCCCACTTCGAGACACTTTGGAACGATGGTGAGTTCCAGCATTATGATGCTGCAAACCCAGAGCACCGCTCCAAGTTGACCCGCGCGCTGAAGCGGGAGGCCGGTGACCAAATTTCGGCCACAACGACGTTCCTCGACCTTGCGCCTAAGGACTATCAGAAGGACATGCTAGAGCAACTTATGCTGGAGCGAGAACATAGCAGGTCTCGCAATCTCGTTGTCGCAGCAACCGGCACAGGCAAAACCATAGTTGCGGCATTTGATTACCGTGCGGCCTGTCAAGCTATCGGCGGCCGCCCACGTTTACTCTTCGTCGCGCACCGCAAAGAAATTCTACTCCAGGCTCGACGAACCTACCGCGAGGTACTGCGCGACCACTCATTCGGTGAAATATTAACAGGTGGCTCTGAGCCGCAGAGCTACGATCACATTTTCGCCACCATCGACAGTGTTTGCGCGCGCGACCTCGTCACAAGATGCGGTCCACAATATTGGCACACCGTCGTTATCGACGAGTGCCACCGGTTGGCAGCGGACCGCTTCGATGCATTCGTCAAATCAGTATTCCCTCAGGTCCTGCTAGGTCTAACAGCCACACCAGAGCGTTCAGATGGGAAATCTATTTTCCCGTACTTCGACAATCGGCCTGATGGATCGCCTGCTGTCGAGTTACGCCTCTGGCATGCACTAGACCTCCAACTACTCTGCCCGTTTGAATACTATGGCTGCGACGACGACACCGACTTCTCAGAAGTGCCTTGGGATAAACCGGGTGAGCGAGAGGCCATCGACAATCTTGTGACTGGGAATGACACCCGCGCGAGACTTGTTATCGACGAATGGCGGCGATTGACTGGCAACCCCAAGCGGAGCAAAACGATTGCATTTTGCATAACAGTCGCACACGCCGAATTCATGACGCGGAAATTCAACGAGGCCGGACTGCCTTCGCTCTGTATAGTAGGCTCGACAGACACTGATGTACGTCGCCAAGCACCAGAACGTTTAGCCCGGGGGGAAGTTTGCGCGCTTGTCACTTGCGACCTTTATAACGAGGGCATTGACCTTCCTTCTGTTGATACGCTGTTACTCCTTCGACCGACGCAAAGTCCCGTGCTATTCCAACAACAGATCGGACGTGGTCTACGACTTCATGAGGGCAAGCAAGGTTGCCTTGTATTAGACTTTGTTGGCCGATACCGCGCAGACTTTCGTTTTGATCGTCTACTTTCAACAATAAGTGGGCTTTCACGCAGCCAGATGATTGACGCTGTGAACGAAGGATTCAGCTCCCTTCCAGTGGGCTGCCACATTCAGTTGCAGCAATTAACGAAAGAGCAAATCCTCAGGAGCCTGCGAACCACCATGAACCAATCATGGCGGCGGCTCCGCAGCGAGCTTCAGACTTATATTGCGCTCCGCGGACGAGCGACTGCTCGGCTTGCAGAATTCCTGCGTGAGCAAGCAGTGCAGCTAGATGAACTTTATCGCAGCCAAGGCCGCAGTGGGTGGACCGCTTTGCGACGCGATGCTGGGTTATTGTCCACACCTGAAAGCCCAGAAGACAAATATTTTGGTCACCGTTTTTCAAACTTGCTGCACTGTAACGACCCGGAGCAAGTGGACCTTCTTATACGTATCGGTGAATCCTCCGCGCAATACCAAAGCTTCAGTGACCGTGACCGTCGCCGGACCCAGATGCTCGCCTATCAGATAGACGGTCAACATCACCAAGCAGGTAGTGGAGAAGCCTTTCTTGCCCGACTCTCACAGGCACCAGAAATCTCTGCTGAACTCGGTGAGCTGGGTGCAGTCCTTCAGGCAAGAAGCACCTTGCGCTTTCACCCGATACCTGGCCTAACCGACCTACCTCTGTGCCTTCATGCAAACTACGGCATTCGTGAAATCCTAACCGCGGTAGGCTGGCTAACCGCAGAGCGACGAACTCCCTTCCAATCTGGTGTGCTTCCACTGCAAAATAAGAAGATGGAACTCCTGTTTGTCACCCTCGACAAGTCAGAGGGCTTCCACGACCGCATTGCCTACCGCGATTACGCTATCAGCACCGAACGATTTCACTGGCAAAGCCAGAATTCAGATGGACCCGATACACCAGCCGGTCGGTGGTACCTTGAGAGCCCCACCAACGGCTGGTCCTTTCAACTCTTCGTCCGCCGAAGCAAGGGGGATCCCTATCAAGCTTGTGGCCCGGTGACGATCGAAAAGGCAGAAGGGGAGAAGCCAATGTCCATCGAATGGAAGCTTGAAATACCTCTCCCAATTCGTCTATTCTAA
- a CDS encoding DUF2914 domain-containing protein has product MSPLAKVQSLLTKPFMPAVFFLSGVTYDTLTLTRIDRLQDNLLLLIYLLLLGVLVVLTGRLGIEPPPEREQLAALSPFTRWVLRARPYYPIAVQFLLGGLFSAYAIFYSRSATLTSSAIFFALLILLLVGNEFLRDRLSSLRLLVSLYALVCFAFFTFFLPVMTGLMNAAIFLAGAGLTAAVTFRGVHLIYRNNPDRSKREAVGVTAPAFGLIALLVGFYFLNWIPPVPLSMKFGGIYREVQRQGDHFLLTYDRKWYEVWKRSENPFPADEPIYCFTAVFAPVALDTTVYHHWYFRPNSSKPFSHADRIPIKISGGREGGYRAYTFKQRLDPGDWRVDVETEDGRIVGRVSVRVEQRNEQPTALKTLAY; this is encoded by the coding sequence ATGAGCCCGCTCGCGAAAGTCCAATCCCTCCTCACTAAGCCCTTTATGCCGGCGGTGTTTTTTCTGTCCGGTGTGACGTACGACACCCTGACGCTCACGCGCATCGACCGGCTGCAAGACAATCTCTTGTTGCTGATCTATCTATTGCTCTTGGGCGTCCTCGTTGTGCTGACCGGCCGGTTAGGGATTGAGCCGCCGCCGGAGCGGGAGCAATTGGCCGCGCTCTCGCCCTTTACACGGTGGGTGCTGCGCGCCAGGCCCTATTACCCGATAGCGGTGCAGTTTCTGTTGGGCGGGTTGTTCAGCGCTTACGCGATCTTCTATTCCCGTAGCGCCACGCTGACGAGCAGCGCGATCTTCTTCGCCCTGTTGATCCTGCTGCTGGTCGGAAACGAGTTTCTGCGCGACCGGCTCTCCAGCCTGCGGCTTTTAGTCAGTCTCTATGCGTTAGTCTGCTTCGCATTTTTCACCTTCTTTCTTCCGGTCATGACCGGTCTGATGAACGCGGCCATATTTCTCGCGGGTGCCGGATTGACGGCGGCGGTCACCTTTCGGGGCGTGCATTTGATTTATCGCAACAATCCGGATCGCTCCAAACGTGAAGCGGTTGGTGTGACGGCTCCAGCCTTCGGGCTTATTGCACTGCTGGTGGGGTTTTATTTCCTGAACTGGATTCCGCCGGTGCCGCTCTCGATGAAGTTCGGCGGCATTTATCGCGAAGTGCAGCGGCAGGGGGATCATTTTCTCCTGACCTACGATCGGAAATGGTACGAAGTCTGGAAACGCTCCGAGAATCCCTTCCCCGCCGACGAGCCGATCTACTGCTTCACGGCCGTCTTTGCCCCGGTGGCGCTGGATACGACGGTCTATCACCATTGGTATTTCCGTCCAAACAGCAGCAAGCCGTTCTCCCATGCCGACAGGATTCCCATCAAGATTTCCGGCGGCCGCGAAGGCGGCTATCGGGCCTACACCTTCAAACAGCGCCTCGATCCCGGCGACTGGCGGGTGGACGTAGAAACCGAAGACGGCCGCATCGTCGGCCGCGTGTCGGTGCGAGTCGAACAACGGAACGAACAACCGACTGCTTTGAAAACGCTGGCCTACTGA
- a CDS encoding FKBP-type peptidyl-prolyl cis-trans isomerase yields MKRLSGIKLLEEREGEGRQAEKGDRVVYNARIFLNQGNEVPLNAIQAEQVPKEMIRVVDGATLIDHTIVLGPRQAIAGIEHALVGMIAGGYRKVRIGSHLAYRDKGIPDLVPADAVLVVEVWIREVGE; encoded by the coding sequence ATGAAGCGCCTGAGTGGAATCAAGTTACTGGAGGAACGGGAGGGGGAAGGTCGGCAGGCTGAAAAGGGCGACAGGGTTGTCTATAACGCGCGGATCTTTCTGAATCAGGGCAATGAAGTCCCGCTCAACGCCATCCAGGCAGAGCAGGTTCCCAAGGAGATGATCCGGGTCGTCGACGGTGCCACCCTCATCGACCACACGATCGTACTCGGCCCGCGCCAGGCCATCGCCGGGATCGAACACGCGCTAGTAGGTATGATAGCTGGCGGCTATCGTAAAGTCCGCATCGGCTCCCACCTGGCCTATCGGGACAAAGGAATTCCTGATCTGGTTCCCGCCGATGCGGTGTTGGTGGTGGAGGTTTGGATACGAGAAGTGGGCGAGTGA
- a CDS encoding DUF4288 domain-containing protein has protein sequence MSNRQTKLTPNSRCLVWENTRLIRASNRDQAYRKALKFGRLGNPSKTKGGEWRFAGISMLMPVYEEIEDGAEILWVDHGTLPIKAIKKLVKTKRQLSVFDDGEKK, from the coding sequence GTGTCCAATCGCCAGACGAAGCTAACCCCGAACAGCCGTTGCCTGGTGTGGGAGAATACACGACTGATACGCGCAAGTAATCGAGATCAAGCGTATCGAAAGGCACTAAAGTTTGGTCGGCTGGGAAATCCTTCGAAGACAAAAGGTGGAGAGTGGAGGTTCGCCGGAATTTCTATGCTAATGCCTGTCTATGAAGAGATCGAAGATGGTGCTGAGATTTTGTGGGTCGACCATGGCACATTGCCGATAAAAGCCATTAAGAAGTTGGTTAAAACGAAGCGCCAGCTCAGTGTTTTTGATGATGGGGAAAAGAAATAA
- a CDS encoding putative toxin-antitoxin system toxin component, PIN family — translation MIRAVLDTNVLVSALLFTGPPSQLVPAWQSGRLRPVLSAEILEEYLRVLAYRKFKLTDDEIHGLIEEDLLPFVDTVRTAPVTVPSLRDPDDLKFIACAKAAKVRWLVSGDDDLLSLGTVGSIEIVPVAHFLKLLKRKS, via the coding sequence GTGATCCGGGCCGTCCTGGACACGAACGTGCTCGTGTCGGCGCTCCTTTTTACCGGCCCGCCTTCCCAACTCGTTCCCGCCTGGCAATCGGGCCGCCTCCGTCCAGTCCTCTCCGCTGAGATCCTGGAAGAATACCTGCGAGTGCTGGCTTACCGTAAGTTCAAACTGACTGACGACGAGATTCACGGCCTGATTGAGGAAGACCTGCTGCCCTTTGTCGACACCGTGCGAACAGCCCCCGTGACAGTCCCTTCATTACGAGATCCCGACGACCTGAAGTTCATCGCCTGCGCGAAAGCCGCAAAGGTTCGTTGGCTCGTGAGCGGCGATGACGACTTGCTCTCGCTAGGCACAGTCGGCTCAATCGAGATCGTGCCGGTGGCACACTTCCTTAAACTCTTGAAGCGCAAATCCTAG
- a CDS encoding endonuclease/exonuclease/phosphatase family protein, which translates to MPFYRAIDNRTPVGRRTAEGLLRLKKALDSTVPAKTLDQTLLLASWNIREFGGNKSDGRDKEALFYLAEIISRFDLIAIQEVRDDLDALDGLMGILGGWWKFLVSDVTLGVQGNSERHAYIYDTRKLAFGGLAGELVPPMKKDGNTLVSDFAFSRTPYLAGFRAGWFKFTICTQHLYYGDAKPDDPQRQKESEVVVKLLKARMKSKDRWANNAVLLGDFNVFSTNDATFKAIEKADFEIPAGLKGKYTNANLDKPFDQMAFLAPDIKSQVSVAKAGVFPFFDQVYRNDDQATYLPDKDAKTYREWRTYKMSDHLPIWVELGVDFGADYLKRKAKPPVP; encoded by the coding sequence ATGCCTTTCTATCGCGCGATAGACAATCGAACTCCGGTGGGTCGACGAACAGCGGAAGGGCTGCTCCGCCTCAAAAAGGCGTTGGATTCAACTGTGCCGGCGAAGACGCTCGATCAGACGTTGCTCTTGGCAAGTTGGAATATCCGGGAGTTCGGCGGCAACAAGTCCGATGGGCGGGATAAAGAGGCGCTCTTTTATCTGGCGGAGATCATTTCGCGGTTTGATTTGATTGCGATTCAGGAAGTGCGCGACGATCTCGACGCATTGGACGGCTTGATGGGGATTCTCGGAGGCTGGTGGAAATTCCTGGTGTCCGACGTGACACTCGGCGTGCAGGGAAACAGCGAACGGCATGCCTATATTTACGATACGCGGAAGCTGGCGTTCGGCGGATTGGCCGGCGAGTTGGTTCCGCCCATGAAGAAAGACGGGAACACGTTGGTGTCGGATTTTGCCTTCTCACGGACGCCCTATCTGGCCGGGTTTCGTGCGGGCTGGTTCAAATTTACGATTTGCACGCAGCATTTGTATTACGGGGATGCGAAACCGGACGATCCGCAGCGTCAGAAAGAGTCCGAGGTCGTGGTGAAGCTGCTGAAGGCTCGTATGAAGTCAAAGGATCGATGGGCCAACAACGCCGTCCTGCTGGGAGACTTCAACGTCTTCAGCACCAACGATGCCACATTCAAAGCGATCGAGAAGGCGGACTTTGAGATCCCCGCAGGGTTGAAAGGAAAGTACACGAACGCCAATCTGGACAAACCGTTCGATCAGATGGCTTTTCTGGCTCCGGACATCAAAAGCCAGGTGAGCGTCGCCAAGGCCGGCGTGTTTCCATTTTTCGACCAGGTGTATCGCAACGACGATCAGGCCACGTACCTGCCGGACAAGGATGCCAAGACCTATCGCGAGTGGCGGACCTACAAGATGTCCGATCATCTGCCGATCTGGGTCGAGTTGGGGGTAGATTTCGGCGCGGACTATTTGAAACGAAAAGCTAAGCCGCCAGTGCCGTGA
- a CDS encoding DUF1499 domain-containing protein yields MATRSLTCPSSPNCVSTQAQDEGHAIAPFRYRKSRAEAKESLKAMVQAMPRTRLVEEDESYLHYEFTSLLLRFVDDVEFLFDDENKTIHFRSASRTGHSDLGVNRKRMEEIRSFVSDKL; encoded by the coding sequence ATGGCAACCAGAAGCCTGACCTGTCCCTCCAGCCCTAACTGCGTGTCTACCCAAGCCCAGGACGAAGGCCATGCCATTGCGCCGTTTCGTTACCGCAAGTCGCGGGCTGAGGCGAAGGAGTCGCTCAAGGCCATGGTTCAGGCCATGCCCCGTACCAGGCTCGTCGAGGAAGATGAGTCCTACCTGCACTACGAATTCACCAGTCTGCTGCTCCGCTTTGTCGATGATGTGGAGTTCCTCTTCGACGACGAGAACAAGACCATTCACTTCCGTTCGGCCTCACGTACCGGCCACAGTGATCTTGGGGTAAACCGGAAGCGGATGGAAGAGATCCGGTCATTCGTCAGCGACAAGCTCTAG
- a CDS encoding PilZ domain-containing protein, with amino-acid sequence MGFKRKGSRVDVSRAGRLQRGALSASCKVLDVSETGVKIESRLFVKSGDTLQLVLDLEQGRTLTCGLQVVHVRSPKFGATISSISPEDRERLAHILDDHVQNSFSRR; translated from the coding sequence ATGGGGTTCAAACGAAAAGGCTCGCGTGTTGATGTCAGTCGTGCCGGGCGTTTGCAACGAGGGGCACTCTCGGCGTCGTGCAAGGTCTTGGATGTCAGCGAAACCGGCGTGAAGATTGAGAGCCGCCTGTTCGTGAAGAGCGGCGATACGCTCCAGTTGGTGCTCGATCTTGAGCAGGGCCGAACACTGACCTGTGGATTACAGGTCGTCCATGTGCGATCCCCGAAGTTCGGCGCGACGATCTCGTCCATCAGCCCAGAGGATCGTGAGCGACTGGCCCATATTCTCGACGACCATGTGCAGAATAGCTTTTCCCGCCGCTAG
- a CDS encoding patatin-like phospholipase family protein — protein MPPVMDLRRSSRDLCLSSAGLLLLAALSACQTVPTKTYDIRQRAFTYQPRTLVQDYQEEYAYIEQRRNTVASGESNGVADHVPMVLQVPPHLTGLAFSGGGIRSATFHLGLLQSLHDMQRLPKIDYLSTVSGGSYVAGWMLAHLGQEQDDVYGNLVQTMDQGKLLDPHNDFVAHLRHHSGFIKEGGFWEGPKLMWGYMWRLIPYYMWDLILHIKTPPEIGNELHLFTPYEDRIQLTYLRGKHETPLVRLNRKDADAPYLIINGNLVNRGRPRAYEGESNRPYRDNYNFEFTRDYTGSDGLGYIQSAGFGLPVVEAQTEDGKPAWFNPRKVVVEDLTEGTCHKPRPERIRADACVRLSQAMTASGAGLDLDSLVEEWYRNDIARLLFRFGTAPFNINNEYQTWNYARRFNTPVTTVWDYFLMMTIQRIWPDTKSRWIEITDGSFYDNLGVQTLLRRQVSHIIVGDATLDTTWQYDYLHNLQKRMKSYFGEGVEWCGEIPQEHEIVWYRRFWVKRPDGTPTVIHYLKPYAYNPTLFKKNPSLAAPGKIFVSTDPESGRPLAEAPRASPPTNPTHLDGNRLLAMINDDQARERAQLAIKKVTKIVEAPEGKEFPQTSTVFQWYELEEFEAYRHLGYLMGWAYLSKLELSETELAPTATCRRL, from the coding sequence GTGCCGCCTGTGATGGACCTCCGGCGATCATCGCGCGATCTCTGCCTGTCGAGCGCGGGCCTGCTTCTGCTGGCCGCACTCTCCGCCTGCCAAACCGTTCCGACCAAGACCTATGACATCCGCCAGCGGGCCTTCACCTATCAACCCAGGACCCTCGTCCAGGATTACCAGGAGGAGTACGCCTATATCGAACAGCGGCGGAACACCGTGGCCAGCGGCGAGTCCAACGGCGTCGCCGATCATGTCCCGATGGTCCTGCAGGTGCCCCCGCACCTGACCGGCCTGGCTTTCTCCGGCGGCGGCATTCGCTCGGCCACCTTCCATCTGGGCCTGTTGCAATCGCTCCACGACATGCAGCGATTGCCCAAGATCGACTACCTGAGCACCGTGTCAGGCGGATCCTATGTGGCAGGCTGGATGCTGGCTCATCTGGGCCAGGAACAGGACGATGTCTACGGCAATCTCGTCCAGACGATGGACCAGGGCAAGCTCCTCGACCCACACAACGATTTCGTCGCCCATCTGCGGCATCATTCCGGCTTCATCAAGGAGGGCGGCTTCTGGGAAGGGCCGAAGCTCATGTGGGGCTATATGTGGCGACTGATCCCCTATTACATGTGGGATTTGATTCTCCACATTAAAACTCCGCCGGAGATCGGCAACGAACTCCACCTCTTCACCCCCTATGAAGACCGGATTCAGCTCACCTACCTGCGCGGGAAGCACGAGACTCCGCTCGTTCGGCTCAATCGCAAAGACGCCGATGCGCCGTATCTGATCATCAACGGCAATCTGGTCAACCGCGGCCGGCCACGCGCCTATGAAGGCGAGTCGAACCGTCCCTACCGCGACAATTACAATTTCGAGTTTACGCGCGACTACACCGGCTCCGACGGCCTCGGCTATATCCAGAGCGCCGGGTTCGGCTTGCCCGTAGTCGAAGCCCAGACCGAAGACGGGAAGCCGGCCTGGTTCAATCCGCGAAAAGTCGTGGTGGAGGATCTGACCGAAGGCACCTGCCACAAGCCGAGACCGGAACGGATCAGGGCGGACGCCTGCGTCCGGCTCTCCCAGGCCATGACCGCCTCCGGCGCGGGGCTGGACCTGGATAGCCTGGTCGAAGAATGGTACAGGAACGACATCGCGCGCCTGCTGTTCCGGTTCGGCACTGCCCCCTTCAATATCAACAACGAGTATCAAACCTGGAACTACGCCCGCCGGTTCAATACCCCCGTCACCACCGTCTGGGACTATTTCCTGATGATGACCATCCAACGGATCTGGCCCGACACCAAGAGCCGGTGGATCGAGATCACCGACGGGTCGTTCTACGACAACCTGGGCGTCCAAACTCTCTTACGCCGCCAGGTCAGTCACATCATCGTGGGCGATGCCACGCTGGACACCACCTGGCAATACGACTACCTGCACAATTTACAGAAGCGGATGAAGAGCTACTTTGGCGAGGGCGTCGAATGGTGCGGCGAGATTCCGCAAGAGCACGAGATTGTCTGGTACCGGCGCTTCTGGGTCAAACGCCCTGACGGCACCCCGACCGTCATTCACTACCTGAAGCCATATGCGTACAACCCGACCCTCTTCAAAAAGAACCCGTCATTGGCCGCGCCTGGAAAGATCTTCGTGAGCACCGATCCGGAGAGCGGCCGCCCGTTGGCCGAAGCGCCGCGGGCCAGTCCGCCCACGAACCCGACCCATCTGGATGGGAACCGGCTGCTCGCAATGATCAATGACGACCAGGCCCGTGAACGGGCGCAACTGGCCATCAAGAAGGTGACAAAGATCGTCGAGGCGCCTGAAGGCAAGGAGTTTCCCCAGACGAGCACGGTGTTTCAATGGTATGAGCTGGAAGAATTCGAAGCCTACCGGCACCTGGGCTACCTGATGGGCTGGGCCTACCTCTCGAAGCTGGAATTGTCAGAAACGGAACTCGCCCCCACTGCGACCTGCCGAAGATTATAG
- a CDS encoding S-adenosylmethionine decarboxylase, whose amino-acid sequence MVGPGKAWGLCTAVDLQDCNPDLIRDADHIKRYVVELCELIGMKRFGECQVVNFGEGRVAGYSMVQLISTSLIGGHFANDTNNAYLDIFSCKGYDPAVVESFSKEFFGARRSMATVTLRY is encoded by the coding sequence ATGGTAGGACCCGGCAAGGCATGGGGCCTTTGCACCGCCGTCGATCTCCAAGATTGCAATCCCGACCTCATCCGTGATGCTGACCACATCAAGCGCTACGTCGTTGAGCTGTGCGAGCTCATCGGGATGAAGCGGTTTGGCGAGTGCCAGGTCGTGAATTTCGGCGAAGGTCGTGTGGCCGGCTACTCCATGGTGCAGCTGATCTCGACGTCGTTGATCGGCGGCCATTTTGCCAACGACACCAACAACGCCTATCTCGATATTTTCAGCTGCAAGGGGTATGACCCGGCCGTCGTCGAATCCTTTTCGAAGGAATTCTTCGGCGCGCGCCGAAGTATGGCGACGGTCACGCTGCGTTACTAG
- a CDS encoding SCP2 sterol-binding domain-containing protein — protein sequence MKPSTVGEFFQLLPASLDRDAAEDVTVVYQFDLSGTQGGQYSVQVKDGACTVQSGVHADPQVTISMAGEDCLKLLNGKLNVPASVMTGRLRVSGDMGLAMQLKALFPTLGA from the coding sequence ATGAAACCCTCCACCGTCGGTGAATTTTTCCAGTTGCTTCCGGCCTCGCTTGATCGGGATGCCGCCGAAGATGTGACCGTCGTGTATCAATTTGATCTGAGCGGCACTCAGGGCGGGCAGTATTCGGTCCAGGTAAAGGATGGGGCCTGTACGGTGCAGTCAGGGGTGCATGCCGATCCGCAGGTGACGATCTCTATGGCGGGGGAGGACTGTCTGAAGTTGCTCAACGGCAAGCTCAATGTTCCGGCCAGTGTGATGACCGGCCGCCTTCGCGTGAGCGGAGATATGGGCCTGGCCATGCAGCTCAAAGCGCTGTTTCCTACTCTCGGGGCCTGA
- the ylqF gene encoding ribosome biogenesis GTPase YlqF, whose protein sequence is MSIQWFPGHMNAARKEAAKTMEAIDVIVEVLDARVPQASCNPLIEELRLPRQRPCLKVLNKADLADPAVTKAWIERYNQQEGVTAVALSCKGAGDAAKIPRLCQQIAPHRNSIVKPLRMLIMGVPNVGKSTLMNTLLKRRIARVGDEPAVTKVQQRHKLNDKMAIIDSPGLLWGTIKDPQVGLLLATINAVGHTVVDDETVAEFLAGKLLERYPARLTARYGFATEGLTSAGVIEAIARKRGCLLAGSGGALDRDKAARILLADFRDGTLGRASLEVPGPEESEHS, encoded by the coding sequence ATGTCGATACAGTGGTTTCCCGGTCACATGAATGCCGCGCGCAAAGAAGCGGCCAAGACGATGGAAGCGATCGATGTCATCGTCGAGGTGCTGGATGCGCGGGTCCCCCAGGCCAGTTGTAATCCATTGATCGAGGAGTTGCGTCTGCCCCGGCAGCGTCCATGCCTTAAGGTTCTGAACAAGGCCGATCTTGCCGATCCGGCGGTCACGAAGGCCTGGATCGAACGGTATAACCAACAAGAGGGTGTGACGGCGGTGGCTCTGTCGTGCAAGGGGGCAGGTGACGCGGCCAAGATCCCCCGGCTGTGCCAGCAGATCGCGCCCCATCGCAATAGTATCGTCAAGCCGTTGCGTATGCTGATCATGGGTGTCCCCAATGTCGGCAAATCGACCCTGATGAACACGCTCCTCAAGCGGCGCATCGCCCGTGTGGGGGACGAACCGGCGGTGACCAAAGTGCAACAGCGGCACAAGCTGAACGACAAGATGGCCATCATCGACTCGCCCGGACTGCTCTGGGGAACGATCAAAGATCCACAGGTAGGTTTGTTGCTCGCGACGATCAATGCCGTCGGACACACGGTCGTGGATGACGAAACCGTCGCCGAATTTCTTGCCGGGAAGCTGCTCGAGCGGTATCCCGCCAGGTTGACTGCCCGCTATGGGTTTGCGACCGAGGGCCTGACGAGCGCGGGGGTGATAGAAGCCATCGCCAGAAAGCGCGGTTGCCTGTTGGCCGGAAGCGGCGGGGCATTGGATCGGGACAAGGCGGCGAGGATTCTCTTAGCCGATTTTCGCGACGGCACGCTGGGCCGCGCCAGTTTGGAAGTTCCAGGGCCGGAGGAAAGCGAACATAGCTGA